A single genomic interval of Stieleria maiorica harbors:
- a CDS encoding efflux RND transporter permease subunit, translating into MQFLIQYAIRWRLALMAVGIFTLAAAYPVSTRLTTEQSVSSLFGDEDVTLQQYESLKRWFGEDDVLVLMYRDEALPTPGGIERSRRLTEKIRALDGVTATLSPWVLNEAAEGMNKAKLLPFGLGADAPADETPKLMRPDDPVGKGLSDIFSGYTHSADYSHAAVVVMIDDAQTATTVAGLREITSWWSDQPMVDGVSLVGEPVLVDEAFALVRRDGARLAVVTVALLSLVLTFALLDLRLVLLLALVIGWSVVITKATMYTAGISLSLIASILTAIVTVVAVTAVLHLGVRYHSRRGRGFSAMESTEEVMQRMAAPIFWTCATDAAGFLALWFSEILPVRQFGLMVALAAMNVFVAILLFTPTCLLLPELGWIRRIIPTRHLLTRTLRRLCFRVAAWFAGHRKGTVTGAAVLILVAIGVVTRGETETSFLKNFRPDSTIVKDYGNVEENLGGAGVWDLVLDVPETLSNPFLAKVQTLERDLLTELGGDQGLNKAISIADATEVLGRSTAGKWMPAPVRIAAMRTRLPSFIGALISDPVGPPPQRRKLRIMLRSAEGLPADTKRKLIGDVQRIATEHSQRWESESRQEKSDTAADEGVTVTGYYVIMTRLVDQLVSDQWRCFLASALLIWMLMGIATRSVRLATAALVPNLLPAFLVLAAVSLGGGRINMGAAMIAAVSVGLSIDGSVHLLTVYRRRRSIGRTPGQACVSAAGNIGAPVMLATFALVAGFSVLSTSEFIPTATFGTLVAWTLVIGTLINLSVLPALVRFLDR; encoded by the coding sequence ATGCAGTTCCTGATTCAATACGCGATTCGCTGGCGATTGGCCTTGATGGCCGTCGGGATCTTCACGCTGGCCGCCGCGTATCCGGTCTCCACCCGCCTGACGACCGAACAAAGCGTGTCGTCGTTGTTCGGAGATGAAGACGTCACGCTCCAGCAATACGAAAGTCTGAAACGCTGGTTCGGCGAAGACGACGTGCTGGTCCTGATGTACCGCGACGAAGCCTTGCCGACGCCGGGCGGAATCGAGCGTAGTCGCCGCTTGACCGAAAAGATCCGCGCCCTCGATGGAGTCACGGCCACGCTTTCGCCCTGGGTGCTCAATGAAGCCGCCGAGGGAATGAACAAGGCCAAATTGTTGCCGTTCGGCCTGGGTGCCGATGCCCCGGCCGACGAAACGCCGAAGTTGATGCGGCCGGATGATCCGGTCGGCAAAGGTCTAAGCGACATCTTTTCCGGCTACACCCATTCGGCGGACTATTCGCACGCGGCGGTCGTGGTGATGATCGATGATGCGCAAACCGCCACGACCGTTGCCGGGCTGCGTGAGATCACGTCCTGGTGGTCCGATCAACCCATGGTCGACGGCGTTTCGCTGGTTGGCGAGCCGGTGCTTGTCGATGAAGCATTCGCGCTCGTGCGGCGTGACGGAGCGCGTTTGGCAGTCGTCACCGTCGCACTGCTGTCGCTCGTGCTGACGTTTGCGCTTTTGGACTTGCGATTGGTGTTGCTGTTGGCGTTGGTGATCGGATGGTCGGTGGTCATCACCAAAGCGACGATGTACACCGCCGGCATCTCGCTTTCATTGATCGCATCGATCCTGACGGCCATCGTCACGGTGGTTGCGGTCACCGCGGTGCTGCATTTGGGCGTGCGTTACCACAGTCGCCGCGGACGCGGGTTTTCTGCGATGGAATCGACCGAAGAAGTGATGCAGCGGATGGCCGCGCCGATCTTTTGGACCTGTGCGACCGATGCGGCCGGCTTCCTGGCGCTCTGGTTCTCGGAAATCCTGCCGGTCCGCCAGTTCGGATTGATGGTCGCGTTGGCGGCGATGAACGTGTTCGTCGCCATCTTGCTGTTCACCCCGACCTGTCTGCTGCTACCGGAACTGGGTTGGATCCGGCGAATCATCCCGACACGTCACCTGTTGACGCGAACGCTGCGTCGACTTTGTTTTCGCGTGGCCGCCTGGTTCGCAGGACATCGCAAAGGGACGGTTACGGGTGCCGCCGTGCTGATCCTTGTGGCCATCGGGGTCGTCACGCGGGGAGAAACCGAGACCAGCTTTTTGAAGAACTTTCGCCCCGACAGCACGATTGTCAAAGACTATGGCAACGTCGAAGAGAATCTGGGTGGAGCCGGCGTTTGGGACCTGGTGCTGGACGTACCCGAGACGCTTTCCAATCCATTCCTGGCAAAGGTTCAGACGCTCGAGCGTGACCTGCTGACCGAGCTTGGCGGCGACCAGGGACTCAACAAAGCGATCAGCATCGCCGACGCCACCGAAGTGCTTGGGCGTTCGACGGCCGGAAAGTGGATGCCGGCGCCGGTGCGGATCGCCGCGATGCGGACTCGGTTGCCTTCGTTCATCGGCGCGTTGATTTCCGACCCGGTCGGCCCGCCGCCACAGCGGCGAAAGCTTCGGATCATGCTGCGCAGCGCCGAAGGATTGCCGGCCGACACGAAACGCAAACTCATCGGCGACGTCCAACGGATTGCAACCGAACATTCGCAACGTTGGGAATCCGAATCACGTCAAGAAAAATCCGACACTGCGGCCGACGAAGGCGTCACCGTGACCGGATACTACGTGATCATGACGCGTCTGGTCGACCAGTTGGTGTCGGACCAGTGGCGCTGCTTTCTCGCTTCAGCCCTGTTGATCTGGATGTTGATGGGCATTGCGACACGGAGCGTGCGTCTGGCGACGGCGGCTCTGGTGCCGAATTTGTTGCCGGCGTTCTTGGTCTTGGCCGCCGTTTCGCTCGGCGGCGGCCGCATCAACATGGGCGCGGCGATGATCGCCGCGGTGTCCGTGGGATTGTCGATCGACGGTTCGGTGCACCTGCTGACGGTCTATCGCCGCCGCAGGTCGATCGGCCGCACGCCGGGTCAGGCCTGTGTTTCCGCGGCCGGCAATATCGGTGCCCCCGTGATGCTGGCGACCTTCGCACTGGTCGCCGGATTCAGTGTGCTGTCGACCAGCGAGTTCATCCCGACGGCAACCTTCGGAACGCTGGTCGCCTGGACGCTGGTGATCGGAACGCTGATCAACCTGAGCGTCCTGCCGGCGCTGGTTCGATTCTTGGATCGTTAA
- a CDS encoding AraC family transcriptional regulator, whose product MSAPPSGNPYQLQEQFFEAMGGPQQFQQLFTHLPDVYFFVKDAESRMMAVSDSILNRLGLSSEAEIIGTKDHDHFPAQLADEFVRDDRAVIETGRPLINRVEIWYTEHRLLDWFVTTKLPVRNNRGEVIGVMGTVRDYNGARAEIQAYSQIDDILNHIHQNLDRKIGVNELAEIAGVSSRQLHRRFVELFGLNVQEFLAKTRIKAASDALINTDLSVGDISVKFGFCDQSAFTQQFKKHLGETPLKFRKRQRVLPRL is encoded by the coding sequence ATGAGTGCACCCCCGTCCGGCAACCCCTATCAGCTTCAGGAACAGTTCTTCGAAGCGATGGGCGGTCCCCAGCAATTCCAACAGCTTTTCACGCACCTTCCCGACGTCTACTTCTTCGTCAAAGACGCCGAAAGTCGAATGATGGCCGTCAGCGACTCGATCCTAAACCGTCTGGGATTGTCCAGCGAAGCGGAGATCATCGGGACCAAGGACCATGACCATTTTCCCGCACAGCTGGCCGATGAGTTTGTCCGGGACGACCGAGCGGTGATCGAAACGGGGCGGCCGTTGATCAATCGTGTCGAGATCTGGTACACCGAACATCGTTTGCTGGACTGGTTCGTGACGACCAAATTGCCGGTTCGAAACAACCGCGGTGAGGTGATCGGGGTGATGGGGACGGTGCGGGATTACAACGGCGCGCGAGCCGAGATCCAGGCCTACTCGCAAATCGACGACATCCTGAATCACATCCACCAAAACCTGGACCGAAAGATCGGTGTCAACGAGTTGGCGGAGATCGCGGGGGTCTCGTCACGCCAATTGCATCGCCGCTTTGTCGAATTGTTCGGGTTAAACGTGCAAGAGTTCCTGGCCAAGACGCGGATCAAAGCGGCCAGTGATGCGCTGATCAATACCGACCTCAGCGTCGGAGACATCTCGGTCAAGTTCGGCTTCTGCGACCAGAGCGCGTTCACACAGCAATTCAAAAAACACCTCGGGGAAACCCCGCTAAAATTTCGCAAACGTCAACGCGTGCTGCCGCGTCTGTGA
- a CDS encoding DUF3500 domain-containing protein, which produces MRVFSVALVVLCLVVVGLKVADDPGTRVAVFANNFLDQLDDDQKSTATMAYDSAERVDWHFIPKKTRKGLMLRNMNSAQRVAALRLLRSALSEAGYGKASKIMLLEGVLRELEGEGRNWERDPHKYFVTIFGTPGDEGKWGLSFEGHHLSMNFSFSDGALVDSTPQFFAANPATVMNEVSGDLGKGTRVLRDEEQLAFDLVDSLDNGQKDVAIIDQDAPAEIRFAGEAQADAGAPEGITYHELSDASKSLLTKLVNTYIDAVAEPVAEQRRALIDEDGWDDVHFAWAGATKPGIGHYYRVQGKRFLIEFVNTQADAAGNPANHIHCVWRDLSGDFDLPNG; this is translated from the coding sequence ATGCGAGTTTTCTCCGTTGCCTTGGTTGTGTTGTGTCTGGTCGTCGTCGGATTGAAGGTTGCCGACGATCCGGGCACCCGAGTTGCCGTGTTCGCCAACAACTTTCTGGACCAATTGGACGACGACCAGAAATCCACCGCCACGATGGCTTATGACAGCGCCGAGCGTGTCGACTGGCACTTCATCCCCAAAAAGACACGCAAGGGACTGATGCTTCGCAACATGAACTCCGCACAACGCGTCGCCGCGTTGCGGTTGCTGCGCAGTGCCCTCAGCGAAGCCGGCTACGGCAAGGCCAGTAAAATCATGTTGCTCGAGGGAGTCCTTAGAGAATTGGAAGGCGAGGGTCGCAACTGGGAACGCGATCCGCACAAGTACTTTGTGACAATCTTTGGCACGCCGGGCGACGAGGGAAAATGGGGGCTCAGCTTTGAAGGGCACCACTTGTCGATGAACTTCAGTTTCAGCGACGGAGCGTTGGTCGACAGCACGCCGCAATTCTTTGCCGCCAACCCGGCCACCGTCATGAACGAAGTTTCCGGCGATCTCGGCAAAGGAACTCGCGTGTTGCGGGACGAAGAGCAGTTGGCATTTGACCTGGTCGATTCGCTCGACAACGGCCAGAAAGACGTCGCGATCATCGATCAAGACGCACCGGCGGAAATCCGCTTTGCCGGCGAAGCACAAGCCGATGCCGGAGCCCCCGAAGGCATCACCTATCACGAATTGAGCGACGCGTCGAAGTCTTTGCTGACCAAATTGGTCAACACCTACATCGACGCGGTCGCCGAGCCGGTCGCCGAACAGCGGCGGGCGCTGATCGACGAAGACGGCTGGGACGACGTCCACTTCGCCTGGGCCGGTGCGACCAAGCCCGGCATCGGGCACTACTATCGCGTCCAAGGCAAACGTTTTCTGATCGAATTCGTCAACACCCAAGCCGACGCCGCCGGCAACCCCGCCAACCACATCCACTGCGTCTGGCGTGACCTTTCGGGCGACTTCGACCTGCCGAACGGCTGA
- a CDS encoding S1C family serine protease, producing MQSEDAIDLRRQLRLTWLLLTVVAVVFVWPTLRVWLGVGMAASGTPRTVTPRGELAEFEQSTVELFRTVSPSVVYLTTRSRIASPFSRRAIEVDAGSGSGFMWDEFGHIVTNFHVLQEASSAKVVLWDQSSYEATLIGGSADHDLAVLKINAAAAKLLPVAIGTSGDLLVGQAVFAIGNPFGLNQTLTTGVVSAKSRSIDSPTGRSIEDVIQIDAAINPGNSGGPLLDSAGRLIGVNTAIYSPSGTSAGVGFSIPVDTVNRVVPQIIANGRYAPPQLGVRVIAELSDAVTQRLGVEGVLIFHVVPGGPADRAGLRETVIGQSSLVRPGDIIQKIGEKTVRDMNDMLEALERHSVGQTVTVEYLREGQTESVDVVLQ from the coding sequence ATGCAGTCCGAAGACGCGATCGATCTGCGACGCCAACTCCGCCTGACCTGGCTGTTGTTGACGGTCGTGGCCGTCGTCTTTGTCTGGCCGACCCTTCGCGTCTGGCTGGGGGTCGGCATGGCCGCCAGCGGCACGCCCCGCACGGTCACCCCGCGAGGTGAACTGGCCGAATTCGAACAGTCGACCGTCGAACTGTTCCGCACGGTCAGTCCATCGGTGGTCTACCTGACGACCCGATCGCGAATCGCCAGCCCGTTTTCGCGGCGGGCGATCGAAGTCGACGCGGGGTCGGGCAGCGGTTTCATGTGGGACGAATTCGGCCACATCGTGACCAACTTCCATGTCCTGCAAGAAGCGTCTTCGGCCAAGGTCGTGCTGTGGGACCAATCGTCTTACGAAGCGACGCTGATCGGCGGATCGGCCGACCACGATTTGGCCGTGCTCAAGATCAACGCGGCGGCGGCAAAGCTGCTTCCCGTCGCGATCGGCACCAGCGGTGACCTGTTGGTCGGGCAGGCGGTGTTCGCCATCGGCAATCCCTTCGGGCTCAATCAAACCCTGACCACCGGTGTGGTTTCTGCCAAAAGCCGCTCGATCGACAGCCCCACCGGCCGTTCGATCGAAGACGTGATCCAGATCGACGCCGCGATCAACCCCGGCAACTCCGGCGGCCCGTTGTTGGATAGCGCCGGGCGGCTGATCGGCGTCAACACCGCCATCTACAGCCCCTCGGGCACGTCGGCCGGTGTCGGGTTTTCCATCCCCGTCGACACGGTCAACCGAGTCGTCCCGCAAATCATCGCCAACGGCCGCTACGCGCCGCCGCAGTTGGGCGTCCGTGTGATCGCCGAACTCAGTGATGCGGTCACACAGCGACTGGGCGTCGAGGGTGTGTTGATCTTTCACGTCGTCCCCGGCGGTCCGGCCGATCGCGCCGGACTGCGGGAAACCGTGATCGGCCAGTCCAGCTTGGTCCGACCCGGCGACATCATCCAAAAGATCGGCGAAAAAACGGTGCGCGACATGAACGACATGCTGGAAGCGTTGGAACGCCACTCTGTCGGCCAGACCGTCACCGTTGAATACCTGCGAGAGGGTCAGACCGAATCGGTCGACGTCGTGTTGCAGTAA
- a CDS encoding SseB family protein, producing MSDSTESLESQLATAIEQRDAVLVRQLFEAAEFVLLTMSDDEDDDDEGANVFSTDLDGMHLVVAFTSEQTAGDFVHSMEEYYEEGDEIEGYVLDGDALLQYMPPEHGLFLNPESEQSLVIDHELLELVQKSEV from the coding sequence ATGTCCGACTCGACCGAATCTCTCGAATCACAATTGGCGACCGCCATCGAACAGCGCGACGCCGTTCTGGTTCGCCAATTGTTTGAAGCGGCAGAGTTCGTGCTGCTGACCATGTCGGATGATGAAGACGACGACGACGAAGGTGCCAACGTCTTCAGCACCGACCTGGATGGGATGCACTTGGTCGTCGCATTCACCAGCGAACAAACCGCCGGCGACTTCGTGCACTCGATGGAAGAGTACTACGAAGAGGGGGACGAAATCGAAGGCTATGTGCTCGACGGTGACGCGCTCTTGCAGTACATGCCGCCCGAACACGGATTGTTCCTGAACCCCGAAAGTGAACAGTCGCTGGTGATCGATCACGAATTGCTGGAACTGGTGCAAAAGTCCGAGGTTTGA
- a CDS encoding Gfo/Idh/MocA family protein codes for MTQRSKLNSGQQRRQFLKTAAAATAAASVPYFYSAPKTLADETKSKNDRVAMGVIGAGGMAGGNMNSAKDWVDVVAISDVDLGRLQSFNQRHSGGKAVESVDYRELLDRKDIDAVHIATPDHWHTKPLIEAMLAGKDVYCEKPLTLTIDEGKLIRKVQKETGRIVQVGTQQRSTFHLFVKAMAIVNEGRLGKIHEVQAAIGGAPTSPPIPVADVPEGLDWDRWLGPAPLVDYRNLPSEKNRGRGNTNCHYEFRWWYEYSGGKLTDWGAHHVDICNWALKLNGQTAGPLSIGGTAEHPVEFKDGVPQQNDRYNTATSFLFNVMYPGGTKMIIRNDTDNGVLISGDKGKIFVNRGRLVGKPVEELKDNPLPEDAIAKVYKNLPMERNERAAHWANFLHCAKERAEPISDVHTHMEMLNVCHLAGISARLGGRELKWDDHSEQIVGDSQANSMLARPYRSGYEIDMG; via the coding sequence ATGACCCAGCGATCCAAATTGAATTCCGGCCAGCAGCGACGCCAGTTCCTCAAGACCGCCGCGGCCGCCACCGCCGCCGCTTCGGTCCCGTATTTTTATTCGGCGCCGAAAACTCTGGCCGATGAAACCAAGAGCAAGAACGATCGTGTCGCGATGGGCGTGATCGGCGCCGGCGGCATGGCCGGCGGCAACATGAACAGCGCCAAAGACTGGGTGGACGTCGTCGCCATCAGTGACGTGGACCTCGGTCGCCTCCAGTCATTCAACCAGCGACACAGCGGCGGCAAGGCCGTTGAATCGGTCGACTATCGCGAACTGCTCGACCGCAAAGACATCGATGCGGTCCACATCGCGACCCCCGATCACTGGCACACCAAGCCGCTGATCGAAGCCATGCTGGCCGGAAAAGATGTTTACTGTGAAAAACCGCTCACGTTGACGATCGACGAAGGCAAATTGATTCGCAAGGTCCAAAAGGAAACCGGACGCATCGTCCAAGTCGGCACGCAGCAGCGCAGCACGTTCCATCTGTTTGTCAAAGCGATGGCGATCGTCAACGAAGGACGACTGGGGAAAATCCACGAAGTCCAAGCGGCCATCGGTGGTGCTCCGACCAGCCCGCCGATTCCCGTCGCCGATGTGCCCGAAGGCTTGGACTGGGATCGCTGGCTGGGCCCGGCGCCCCTGGTCGACTACCGCAACCTGCCGAGCGAAAAAAATCGCGGCCGCGGCAACACGAACTGCCACTACGAATTCCGCTGGTGGTACGAGTACAGCGGCGGAAAACTGACCGACTGGGGCGCGCACCACGTCGATATCTGCAACTGGGCGCTCAAGTTGAACGGTCAAACGGCAGGCCCGTTGTCGATCGGCGGCACCGCCGAACATCCGGTGGAATTCAAAGACGGCGTCCCGCAACAGAACGATCGCTACAACACCGCGACCTCGTTCCTGTTCAACGTGATGTATCCCGGTGGCACCAAGATGATCATCCGCAACGACACCGACAACGGCGTCTTGATCAGCGGCGACAAGGGCAAGATCTTCGTCAACCGAGGCCGACTGGTCGGCAAGCCCGTCGAAGAATTGAAAGACAACCCGCTGCCCGAAGACGCGATCGCCAAGGTCTACAAGAACCTGCCGATGGAACGCAACGAGCGTGCGGCCCACTGGGCAAACTTCCTGCACTGTGCCAAGGAACGCGCCGAGCCGATCAGTGACGTGCACACCCACATGGAAATGCTGAACGTGTGCCACTTGGCCGGCATCAGCGCTCGTCTGGGCGGCCGTGAGCTGAAGTGGGACGACCACAGCGAACAGATCGTCGGCGACTCGCAAGCCAACAGCATGCTCGCCCGGCCGTACCGCAGCGGCTACGAAATCGACATGGGTTGA
- a CDS encoding NUDIX hydrolase yields MSRADDPKEPMLLKGARFNVHQMTLIGDDGRLYQREVIRHPGAVVLLPILNDGRVVLIENTRPTVGETLLELPAGTREADEEALVTAGRELIEETGYRAGKLELVHQFYSAPGICDELMHLYQATELVAGDPEREATESIVNRIATRDEIRTWIADGTIRDAKTLVGLYAWLSGGTTKG; encoded by the coding sequence ATGAGCCGAGCCGACGATCCGAAGGAACCGATGCTTTTAAAGGGGGCCAGATTCAACGTGCATCAGATGACGCTGATCGGTGATGACGGTCGGCTTTATCAGCGCGAGGTGATCCGGCACCCCGGCGCGGTGGTCCTGCTGCCGATCCTGAACGACGGCCGCGTGGTGTTGATCGAGAACACGCGGCCGACGGTCGGCGAGACGTTATTGGAATTGCCAGCGGGCACACGCGAAGCGGACGAAGAGGCGCTGGTGACCGCGGGCAGAGAGTTGATCGAAGAAACAGGCTATCGGGCGGGAAAGTTGGAGCTGGTTCATCAGTTCTACTCCGCCCCGGGAATTTGCGACGAGCTGATGCACCTCTACCAGGCGACCGAGTTGGTCGCCGGCGATCCAGAACGCGAGGCGACCGAGTCGATTGTGAATCGGATCGCCACGCGGGACGAGATACGAACCTGGATCGCCGATGGCACCATCCGCGACGCCAAGACGTTGGTGGGCTTGTACGCGTGGTTGTCCGGCGGGACCACGAAGGGTTGA
- a CDS encoding TIGR00266 family protein, which yields MRFNCPMCGKDYQADDSMAGKQVNCKACRQTFRVPGGDPVGTAGGDFAVDSTADGDDRFSAGEVEMSTAPVTMRGGQSGDGVNRSSDEIDYEVFGHETQYVEITLDPGEQTIAEAGALMYMTDGVEMATVFGDPSKQDSSLFGKVLSAGKRALTGEALFMTTFTNQGRGQAKVAFGAPHPGRMIPLHLDQLGGEIICQKDAFLCGARGITVDIAFQKKIGAGLFGGEGFIMQRLKGDGIAVIHAGGTMMYRELDPGETLRLDTGCLMAMGPSVHYDIQFVGGLKNAFFGGEGLFLATVRGPGPVWLQSLPFSRFAGRLAAAIPSGGNTRKGEGSLLGGLGEMFMGD from the coding sequence GTGAGATTCAATTGCCCGATGTGCGGAAAAGACTACCAGGCGGACGATTCAATGGCTGGAAAACAGGTCAATTGCAAGGCCTGTCGACAGACATTCCGTGTCCCCGGTGGAGATCCGGTGGGAACGGCCGGCGGTGATTTCGCGGTGGATTCGACCGCCGACGGCGACGACCGGTTTTCCGCCGGCGAGGTCGAAATGAGCACGGCGCCGGTGACGATGCGCGGCGGTCAGTCCGGCGACGGCGTCAACCGCAGCAGTGACGAAATCGATTACGAAGTCTTCGGTCACGAAACCCAGTACGTCGAGATCACGCTCGACCCGGGGGAGCAGACGATCGCCGAAGCCGGGGCGCTGATGTACATGACCGACGGGGTCGAAATGGCGACCGTTTTCGGCGACCCTTCCAAGCAGGATAGCAGTCTGTTCGGTAAAGTCCTTTCGGCGGGAAAACGGGCGCTGACCGGTGAAGCGCTGTTCATGACGACGTTCACCAACCAGGGCCGCGGACAGGCCAAAGTGGCTTTCGGCGCACCCCATCCGGGACGCATGATCCCCTTGCACCTGGATCAATTGGGCGGAGAAATCATCTGTCAAAAAGACGCCTTTTTGTGCGGCGCTCGCGGGATCACGGTGGACATCGCCTTTCAAAAGAAAATCGGTGCCGGCTTGTTCGGCGGCGAAGGCTTTATCATGCAACGGCTCAAAGGCGACGGCATCGCCGTCATCCACGCCGGCGGAACGATGATGTACCGCGAATTGGATCCCGGTGAGACGCTGCGGTTGGACACCGGCTGCCTGATGGCGATGGGGCCCTCGGTGCACTACGACATCCAGTTCGTCGGCGGACTGAAAAATGCCTTTTTCGGCGGCGAAGGCCTGTTCCTGGCGACCGTCCGGGGCCCCGGCCCGGTCTGGTTGCAATCCCTGCCGTTTTCGCGGTTCGCCGGACGGCTGGCCGCGGCGATTCCCAGCGGCGGAAACACCCGCAAGGGCGAAGGCTCGCTGCTGGGCGGGTTGGGAGAAATGTTTATGGGGGATTGA
- a CDS encoding sulfatase family protein yields MNHSRQSLKVRTLVGLVVCVCGWASLQPRSSHAQTQRPNILIAISDDQSYPHASAYGDRAIRTPSFDRVARSGVLFRNAFTPAPGCSPMRAAFLTGREIWQIREAGTHASFFPTDLPVFTEQLAESGYHVGMTGKGWAPGRAVGWPHNPAGKAYSKRKLKSPKGISSNDYAANFDDFLQARSDDQPFCFWFGASEPHRVFGKGLGQQNGIDVDAISVPSFLPDTPEIRSDIADYMYEIQWFDSHLGRMLDRLQRDGQLENTLVIVTSDNGMSFPRAKANVYEYGIHMPLAISWPERIPGGQDNDDLVSLIDVTRTIFAAAGVVPKQSDQMPGINLLPRYASQADKVTTPRTAVYSGRERHSSSRFNTLGYPCRCIRTDTHLYIRNFAPERFPAGAPRKYSHAKYDQQGQLVDAQLGPVDGGYHDIDACPTLDWMIAHKDQPGIARLLDLSVALRPAEELYDIASDPDCMNNLAADPAFGSLRDRLSSMLEDYLRQTGDVRVTDPEQADVWETYPRISGLRWFPQPDWAREHPERVPEQAWLDERRPQP; encoded by the coding sequence ATGAATCATTCCCGACAGTCGCTTAAAGTGCGCACGCTCGTCGGTTTGGTCGTTTGCGTTTGTGGATGGGCGTCGCTCCAGCCGCGATCGTCACACGCCCAGACCCAACGTCCGAACATCCTAATCGCGATCTCGGATGATCAGTCCTACCCGCACGCTTCGGCCTACGGCGACCGGGCCATTCGGACGCCCAGCTTCGATCGCGTGGCCCGCTCCGGCGTCCTGTTTCGAAACGCCTTCACTCCCGCGCCGGGTTGCAGCCCGATGCGGGCCGCGTTTTTGACCGGACGTGAAATCTGGCAGATCCGCGAAGCCGGGACCCACGCCAGTTTCTTCCCCACCGACTTGCCGGTGTTCACCGAACAACTCGCCGAAAGCGGGTATCACGTGGGGATGACCGGGAAAGGCTGGGCACCGGGTCGGGCCGTCGGATGGCCCCACAATCCCGCCGGGAAAGCCTACAGCAAGCGAAAGCTGAAGTCGCCCAAGGGCATTTCCTCGAACGACTATGCCGCCAACTTTGACGACTTTCTGCAGGCCCGAAGCGACGACCAGCCGTTTTGTTTTTGGTTCGGCGCGAGCGAACCTCACCGCGTGTTTGGAAAGGGATTGGGACAGCAAAACGGCATCGACGTCGACGCGATCTCCGTGCCCAGCTTTCTGCCGGACACGCCGGAGATTCGCAGCGACATCGCCGACTACATGTACGAAATTCAGTGGTTCGATTCACATTTAGGGCGGATGCTTGATCGGCTGCAGCGCGACGGTCAGCTGGAAAACACGTTGGTGATCGTCACCAGTGACAACGGCATGTCGTTTCCGCGTGCCAAAGCCAACGTGTACGAATACGGGATCCATATGCCGCTGGCGATTTCCTGGCCCGAGCGAATTCCGGGCGGGCAAGACAACGATGATTTGGTCAGTCTGATCGATGTGACCCGAACCATCTTTGCCGCCGCCGGTGTCGTGCCAAAGCAATCCGACCAGATGCCCGGGATCAATTTGCTGCCGCGCTACGCCAGCCAAGCGGACAAGGTCACGACGCCACGCACGGCGGTGTATAGCGGGCGCGAACGACACTCGTCGTCTCGTTTCAACACCTTGGGGTACCCCTGTCGTTGCATCCGAACGGACACCCACCTGTACATTCGCAACTTTGCGCCCGAGCGATTTCCGGCCGGCGCGCCGCGAAAATACAGCCACGCCAAATACGACCAACAGGGGCAGCTGGTCGATGCCCAGTTGGGACCGGTCGACGGCGGCTATCACGATATCGATGCCTGCCCGACGTTGGATTGGATGATCGCCCACAAGGATCAGCCGGGCATCGCGCGGCTGTTGGATTTGTCGGTCGCCTTGCGTCCGGCCGAAGAGCTCTATGACATCGCAAGCGATCCCGACTGCATGAACAATCTGGCTGCCGATCCAGCGTTCGGATCGCTGCGTGACCGTTTGTCGTCAATGCTGGAAGACTACCTGCGACAGACCGGTGACGTCCGCGTCACCGATCCGGAGCAAGCCGACGTCTGGGAGACGTATCCGCGAATCAGTGGACTGCGGTGGTTCCCCCAGCCCGATTGGGCCCGCGAGCATCCTGAACGTGTTCCGGAGCAGGCGTGGCTGGACGAGCGACGCCCCCAACCTTAA